The following are encoded together in the Lactuca sativa cultivar Salinas chromosome 1, Lsat_Salinas_v11, whole genome shotgun sequence genome:
- the LOC111878940 gene encoding uncharacterized protein At3g28850, protein MYGSDDQKSSSIYNRSYTINSASTDFPVKPYPYSSIQRTASVKKVSDSSFDSIKGKVRALCSIFEARKASKPSSDDSQSQTKLKSEKSFSSSDSKLSSLSSPYESTPIRLPGTEDRVVIYFTSLRGIRRTYEDCYAVRMILKFFRVHIDERDISMDSSYRKELLSVLGEKQVSLPQVFIKGNYIGGADVIKQLHETGQLAKLLKGLPVRAIGPWQVCDACGDVRFIPCANCSGSKKVFDEDEDQLIRCPDCNENGLIRCPTCCS, encoded by the coding sequence ATGTATGGTTCCGATGACCAGAAATCATCGTCGATCTATAATCGATCTTACACCATAAACTCGGCGTCCACCGATTTCCCTGTAAAACCCTATCCTTACTCTTCTATCCAACGTACTGCATCTGTCAAGAAAGTCTCCGATTCATCTTTTGATTCTATTAAAGGCAAGGTCAGGGCCCTCTGTAGCATCTTCGAGGCACGGAAAGCATCGAAACCCTCATCGGACGATTCTCAATCTCAAACAAAATTGAAATCGGAGAAGTCGTTTTCTTCTTCGGATTCTAAACTTTCCTCCCTATCATCTCCATATGAATCAACTCCGATTCGGTTACCTGGAACAGAAGATCGTGTTGTTATTTACTTCACAAGTTTACGAGGGATTCGAAGGACTTATGAGGATTGTTACGCTGTTAGGATGATTCTCAAGTTTTTTAGGGTTCATATCGACGAACGAGATATCTCAATGGATTCTTCATATCGAAAGGAGCTCTTGAGTGTCTTGGGTGAAAAACAAGTGAGTTTACCTCAAGTCTTCATCAAAGGAAATTACATAGGCGGCGCAGATGTCATCAAACAGCTTCACGAGACTGGTCAGCTGGCAAAGCTTCTGAAAGGACTTCCTGTTCGTGCAATTGGGCCATGGCAGGTCTGTGATGCATGTGGAGATGTTAGATTCATCCCTTGTGCGAATTGTAGTGGAAGCAAGAAAGTctttgatgaagatgaagatcagtTGATTCGCTGCCCAGATTGCAATGAAAACGGATTGATTCGTTGCCCCACTTGCTGTTCTTGA